A region of Roseobacter litoralis Och 149 DNA encodes the following proteins:
- a CDS encoding acyl CoA:acetate/3-ketoacid CoA transferase yields MPKIMTARDAADLIPDGATVAVNSSSGLCCPDAVLKGIGERFDVVGHPRNLTTIHPIAAGDFFGTKGIDHIAKKGCLSRIIGGSYPSGPTKAEPPLIWQMIVAEEVAAYNVPSGIVFDMLREGAAKRPGVLTKVGMETFVDPRLEGCAMNGEARKTPIVQLRDFEGEEWLYFKSIQPDVAIIRATTADTRGNLSFEHEGAYLGAMEMALAARNSGGTVIAQVKRIAAAGSIRPHDVTVPGILVDVIVEAPDQLQTTATEYDPAISGELTRPMDSFSAVDFNIGKVIARRVALEMQRGWAVNIGFGISANVPRIFVEEGCHNDVTWMIEQGAVGGVPLLDFKFGCAANAEAFVASPHQFCYFQAGGFDCSLLSFLEVGADGSVNVSRLSAVPHRTAGAGGFVDITARAKKIVFSGMFNAGAKMRIENGEIVIDHEGKVAKFVDQVDQVSFSGKRAIAQGQDITYITERCVMKLDEQGLIVTEIAPGLDIDRDVVGQAATPLRVAPDLKVMDAGLFRDAPIDLAGRLSA; encoded by the coding sequence ATGCCCAAGATTATGACAGCACGCGATGCGGCTGACCTCATCCCCGATGGTGCCACTGTGGCAGTTAATTCCTCCAGCGGGCTGTGCTGTCCCGATGCCGTTCTAAAGGGCATCGGCGAGAGATTTGACGTGGTCGGGCACCCACGGAACCTGACCACGATTCACCCCATCGCAGCGGGTGATTTCTTTGGCACCAAGGGTATCGACCACATCGCGAAAAAGGGCTGTCTATCACGGATCATCGGCGGCTCCTATCCGTCGGGTCCGACCAAGGCGGAACCCCCGTTGATATGGCAGATGATCGTGGCCGAAGAGGTCGCAGCCTATAACGTACCGTCCGGTATTGTCTTTGACATGCTGCGCGAGGGGGCGGCAAAGCGGCCGGGTGTCTTGACCAAAGTGGGTATGGAAACCTTTGTCGATCCGCGGCTTGAAGGCTGCGCGATGAACGGTGAGGCGCGCAAGACACCGATCGTTCAGCTTCGCGATTTTGAGGGCGAAGAATGGCTCTATTTCAAATCGATCCAGCCTGATGTGGCGATCATCCGCGCTACAACCGCCGATACACGCGGCAACCTCAGTTTCGAACACGAGGGGGCCTACCTTGGGGCGATGGAAATGGCACTGGCCGCGCGCAACAGCGGGGGCACGGTCATCGCACAGGTCAAGCGGATTGCGGCGGCAGGGTCCATTCGACCCCATGACGTGACCGTGCCGGGCATTCTGGTCGATGTGATCGTTGAAGCGCCGGATCAGCTGCAAACCACCGCAACGGAATATGACCCGGCGATCTCAGGCGAATTGACCCGACCGATGGACAGTTTCAGCGCTGTGGATTTCAACATCGGCAAGGTGATCGCGCGCCGTGTTGCGCTCGAGATGCAACGCGGCTGGGCAGTGAACATCGGGTTCGGGATATCGGCAAATGTACCGCGTATTTTCGTTGAAGAGGGCTGCCACAATGACGTCACCTGGATGATCGAACAGGGCGCAGTCGGGGGTGTGCCGCTGCTTGATTTCAAATTCGGCTGCGCGGCCAATGCCGAGGCCTTTGTCGCCTCACCGCATCAGTTCTGCTATTTTCAGGCGGGTGGTTTTGATTGCTCGCTCTTGTCATTTCTCGAGGTCGGCGCGGATGGGTCCGTCAACGTCTCGCGCCTGTCAGCGGTGCCGCACCGCACTGCGGGGGCGGGCGGGTTCGTGGACATCACCGCACGCGCAAAGAAAATCGTCTTTTCAGGTATGTTCAATGCCGGGGCCAAAATGCGGATCGAGAACGGCGAAATCGTGATCGACCACGAGGGCAAAGTAGCAAAATTTGTTGATCAGGTGGATCAGGTGTCTTTCTCAGGCAAACGCGCCATCGCGCAGGGGCAGGACATCACCTATATCACCGAGCGCTGCGTGATGAAGCTGGACGAACAGGGTCTGATCGTGACCGAAATTGCACCCGGCCTCGATATTGACCGGGATGTGGTTGGTCAGGCGGCGACGCCTCTGCGCGTGGCACCGGACCTCAAGGTCATGGATGCCGGTTTGTTCCGCGACGCGCCGATTGATCTGGCCGGGCGTTTGTCGGCATGA
- a CDS encoding sugar phosphate isomerase/epimerase family protein: protein MRDFSQDLSALALNTATLGHNLDGYGAGWSTEAVIDACGARGFGGIVFWRREIGASAQQIGDRVRAAGLEVAGLCRSPFLTGPLVPGDDTAIMDDFHASIDMAAGLGTEVLTVVTGGIDPGTKGPLESQKRVADRVARAAEYAAARDVKLALEPLNPMFGGNRSCIFTVRDALQVCDWVGLDNVGLAIDVYHVWWDSTLAETMPRAKGKVLGYHLCDWRAETRDTLLDRGMMGDGVAELKALRQLVENTGYKGYCEVEVFSAEDWWKRDPNEVLDVIAQRFRSLC, encoded by the coding sequence ATGCGTGATTTTTCGCAAGACCTTTCGGCGCTGGCGCTCAATACTGCAACGCTGGGTCATAACCTCGACGGCTATGGGGCCGGATGGTCGACTGAAGCCGTCATTGATGCCTGTGGCGCGCGCGGCTTCGGTGGCATTGTGTTTTGGCGGCGCGAAATTGGTGCATCCGCGCAGCAGATCGGTGATCGCGTCCGCGCCGCCGGGCTGGAGGTGGCGGGGCTGTGTCGCTCGCCGTTTTTGACAGGACCTTTGGTGCCGGGCGATGACACCGCGATCATGGATGATTTTCATGCGTCTATCGACATGGCCGCCGGGCTTGGCACCGAAGTGCTGACGGTTGTCACGGGCGGGATCGACCCCGGCACCAAAGGGCCGTTGGAAAGCCAAAAGCGCGTGGCGGATCGGGTGGCGCGCGCCGCTGAATATGCCGCCGCGCGCGATGTGAAACTGGCGCTTGAGCCGCTCAATCCGATGTTTGGTGGAAACCGAAGCTGCATATTCACCGTCAGGGATGCCCTGCAGGTGTGCGACTGGGTCGGATTGGATAACGTAGGGCTTGCGATCGATGTCTACCACGTCTGGTGGGACAGCACGTTGGCCGAAACGATGCCGCGCGCCAAGGGCAAGGTGCTGGGATACCACCTATGTGACTGGCGGGCTGAGACGCGGGATACGCTGTTGGATCGCGGTATGATGGGCGATGGTGTGGCCGAACTCAAAGCGCTGCGCCAGCTGGTCGAGAATACCGGGTACAAGGGATATTGCGAGGTCGAAGTATTCAGCGCCGAAGACTGGTGGAAACGGGACCCAAATGAAGTGCTGGATGTGATTGCGCAGCGGTTCCGCAGCCTCTGCTAG
- a CDS encoding dihydrodipicolinate synthase family protein, whose protein sequence is MKIALPDPAGTLSDYALHGTPIAKATLTPDAARVVFSAAHVVADPFTSNDPLGPATVDWDATMAFRRHLAGLGMGIAEAMDTAQRGMGLDWSGALELIARTKSELPDALVFNGCGTDQLAPQDANTLDDVIAAYLEQVEAIQKLDGRIILMASRALARVAQSPDDYLSVYAKVLDACDHPVILHWLGPMFDSQLAGYWGGSTFEGCLDTCLNMIAANTSKVDGIKISLLDKDKEITMRRRLPEGVKMYTGDDFNYPELIEGDEMGYSHALLGIFDPLAPAAAYAVSQLTQGNAAQFRAMLDPTVPLARQIFRAPTQHYKTGVVFLAWLNGFQDHFIMLNGAQAARPLPDFVTIFKQADACGLLQDPELAVARMKRLLAIYGVV, encoded by the coding sequence ATGAAAATTGCGCTTCCCGATCCTGCTGGTACCCTTAGCGATTACGCCCTGCATGGCACGCCAATTGCAAAGGCAACGCTCACACCCGATGCGGCGCGTGTGGTGTTTTCGGCGGCGCATGTGGTGGCGGACCCGTTTACATCAAACGATCCACTGGGACCCGCCACTGTGGATTGGGACGCAACGATGGCATTTCGTCGCCACCTTGCCGGTCTGGGCATGGGCATCGCCGAAGCGATGGATACGGCGCAACGGGGGATGGGCCTTGACTGGTCGGGTGCGCTGGAACTTATCGCGCGCACAAAATCCGAACTCCCCGACGCGCTGGTCTTCAATGGCTGCGGCACGGACCAGCTTGCCCCGCAGGACGCGAACACCCTTGATGATGTGATCGCCGCTTATCTGGAGCAGGTCGAAGCGATCCAGAAACTGGATGGTCGCATCATCCTGATGGCAAGCCGCGCATTGGCCCGTGTCGCGCAAAGCCCGGATGATTACCTGAGCGTTTACGCCAAGGTGCTTGATGCCTGCGATCACCCGGTGATCCTGCATTGGCTGGGGCCGATGTTTGATTCGCAACTAGCGGGGTATTGGGGGGGCAGCACGTTTGAGGGTTGTCTGGACACCTGCCTGAACATGATCGCGGCGAACACGTCCAAAGTGGACGGGATCAAGATTTCACTGCTCGACAAGGACAAGGAAATCACCATGCGACGACGCCTGCCGGAGGGCGTCAAAATGTACACCGGCGACGATTTCAATTACCCCGAACTGATCGAGGGCGACGAGATGGGGTATTCGCACGCGCTGCTGGGAATCTTTGACCCGCTTGCGCCCGCTGCAGCCTATGCCGTGTCGCAGTTGACGCAGGGCAATGCCGCACAGTTCCGGGCCATGCTGGACCCAACCGTGCCGCTGGCGCGCCAGATTTTCCGCGCACCTACGCAGCATTACAAAACCGGTGTGGTCTTTCTGGCGTGGCTGAACGGGTTTCAGGATCACTTCATCATGCTGAACGGGGCGCAAGCGGCGCGGCCCCTGCCTGATTTCGTGACGATTTTCAAACAGGCCGATGCCTGTGGGCTGTTGCAGGACCCGGAATTGGCGGTGGCACGGATGAAACGACTGCTCGCCATCTATGGAGTCGTATGA
- a CDS encoding aldo/keto reductase, which produces MDPATKNKFGRVDLEVTAFGFGTAPVGNIFREIDEETSDGMFQAAWDSGVRYYDTAPMYGHGLAELRTGQSLRWKNRDDLVLSSKVGRRLVPAKRNDIDFAPWTNAAPFNLEFDYTYDGTMRAFEDSLQRLALERMDICFIHDIDVFTRGDAQPDVFKQAMDGAWKALAKLRDEGVVSAIGVGVNEWQVCQAALEARDFDCFLLAGRYTLLEQEAQDTFLPMCEARSAAVVVGGGFNSGILATGAREGAKYNYAPAPAEIMDRVAKIEAVCADHQVPLPAAALQFVVAHPAIPSFIAGTRTIAQLEQNLNRFRHEIPADFWAELKHDGLLRTDAPVPV; this is translated from the coding sequence ATGGACCCCGCGACAAAGAATAAATTCGGCCGGGTTGATCTTGAGGTCACCGCGTTCGGGTTTGGCACAGCTCCGGTGGGCAACATTTTCCGCGAGATTGACGAAGAGACATCCGACGGCATGTTTCAGGCGGCATGGGATTCAGGCGTCCGGTATTATGACACAGCCCCCATGTACGGCCACGGCCTTGCCGAACTGCGCACAGGCCAATCGCTGCGGTGGAAGAACCGCGATGATCTGGTGCTGTCATCAAAGGTGGGGCGTCGCCTCGTTCCCGCAAAGCGGAACGATATCGACTTTGCTCCATGGACGAACGCGGCCCCTTTCAATCTTGAATTTGACTATACCTATGATGGCACAATGCGCGCCTTTGAAGACAGCCTGCAACGGTTGGCGCTTGAGCGGATGGATATCTGTTTTATCCACGATATCGACGTTTTTACCCGTGGCGACGCGCAGCCAGACGTCTTTAAACAGGCCATGGATGGCGCGTGGAAAGCGTTGGCCAAATTGCGCGATGAGGGTGTCGTTTCAGCGATTGGCGTCGGCGTAAACGAATGGCAGGTCTGTCAGGCGGCCCTTGAGGCGCGTGATTTTGACTGTTTCCTGCTGGCCGGGCGCTACACACTGCTGGAGCAAGAGGCGCAGGATACGTTCTTGCCGATGTGTGAAGCGCGCAGTGCAGCAGTCGTTGTCGGTGGTGGCTTCAACTCCGGAATTCTGGCAACGGGTGCCCGTGAGGGTGCCAAATACAACTATGCGCCCGCCCCTGCAGAGATCATGGACCGCGTCGCAAAGATCGAGGCGGTATGTGCGGACCATCAGGTGCCATTGCCCGCAGCGGCCTTGCAATTCGTCGTCGCACACCCCGCAATTCCATCCTTTATCGCAGGCACGCGGACCATCGCGCAGTTGGAGCAGAACCTGAATCGGTTCCGCCATGAAATTCCAGCCGATTTCTGGGCCGAGCTAAAACACGACGGGCTGCTGCGCACTGACGCGCCGGTGCCGGTATGA
- a CDS encoding Dabb family protein: MIRHSVHLRFRADVTEAEKMSLYDALAGLSGHIDGIVDFQHRKNVSVETPLVRGFLDMFWFDFRDTSVRDTYLVDPEHQAIGARIVATLEGGAEGVFVCDVGL; this comes from the coding sequence ATGATCCGACATTCTGTTCACCTGCGTTTTCGCGCGGATGTTACCGAGGCTGAAAAAATGTCTCTCTATGATGCCCTCGCGGGCCTATCGGGTCACATAGACGGTATCGTGGATTTTCAGCACCGCAAGAACGTCTCGGTCGAAACTCCGCTGGTGCGCGGTTTCCTCGACATGTTCTGGTTCGACTTTCGCGACACATCGGTGCGGGACACATATCTTGTCGATCCGGAACATCAGGCCATCGGGGCACGCATCGTCGCAACACTTGAGGGTGGTGCAGAAGGCGTGTTTGTCTGTGACGTCGGGCTGTAA
- a CDS encoding acyl-CoA dehydrogenase family protein, translating to MFSTEVHAQVRQMTRQFANDVIRPVAEELDRDERFPAEIYAQMAQLGLFGICVPEAMGGPGMDTLAYAIVMEELSRGYASVADQCGLVELITTLLVAHGTQAQRDMWLPDILAAKTKVAYCITEPEAGTDVSGIRTTAVRDGVGWRLNGGKIWIHNAPVADLGFVLARTDPEAGHRGMSIFAVDLHADGVARGPKEHKMGQRASPVGPLHFDDVKLPAHALLGAEGRGFHMMMSVLDKGRVGIAALAVGIGQAGLDAAVEYAAQRRQFDKAISEFQGVQWLLADIAKDVEAARLLAHSAAHKIDIGADATKACSMAKCFAGDMAVARSADALQVFGGSGYIKGFEVERLYRDAKITQIYEGTNQIQRMIIARELLAKGADA from the coding sequence ATGTTTTCGACTGAAGTACACGCCCAAGTGCGTCAGATGACCCGCCAGTTTGCCAATGACGTGATCCGTCCCGTGGCCGAAGAACTGGACCGCGACGAACGCTTTCCAGCCGAGATTTACGCGCAAATGGCGCAGCTGGGACTGTTCGGCATTTGTGTACCCGAAGCGATGGGCGGCCCCGGCATGGATACGCTGGCGTATGCTATCGTGATGGAAGAACTGTCGCGCGGCTATGCCTCTGTTGCGGATCAATGCGGGTTGGTCGAACTGATTACCACGCTCCTGGTCGCGCATGGCACACAGGCACAGCGCGACATGTGGCTGCCTGATATCCTCGCGGCAAAAACCAAGGTTGCCTACTGCATTACAGAACCCGAAGCGGGCACCGACGTGTCCGGCATCCGCACAACAGCCGTGCGGGACGGGGTTGGCTGGCGGCTCAATGGCGGCAAGATATGGATTCACAACGCGCCTGTCGCCGATCTGGGTTTTGTTCTGGCCCGCACCGATCCTGAGGCCGGGCATCGCGGCATGTCGATTTTCGCGGTGGATCTGCACGCTGATGGCGTGGCGCGCGGCCCCAAGGAACATAAGATGGGTCAGCGTGCATCACCGGTGGGGCCGCTGCATTTCGATGATGTGAAACTGCCAGCTCACGCCCTTTTGGGTGCGGAGGGGCGTGGTTTCCACATGATGATGTCTGTCCTTGATAAGGGCCGTGTGGGTATCGCGGCTCTGGCGGTCGGGATCGGTCAGGCCGGTCTTGACGCTGCGGTTGAGTATGCAGCACAGCGCAGGCAATTCGACAAGGCGATCTCGGAATTTCAGGGGGTGCAGTGGCTGCTTGCGGATATCGCCAAAGACGTGGAGGCGGCGCGATTGCTCGCCCATTCGGCGGCCCATAAAATCGACATCGGCGCGGATGCGACCAAGGCCTGTTCCATGGCAAAGTGTTTTGCCGGTGACATGGCGGTTGCACGTTCTGCCGATGCGTTGCAGGTTTTCGGAGGCTCAGGCTACATCAAGGGGTTTGAGGTGGAACGGCTGTATCGCGATGCAAAGATCACCCAGATTTACGAGGGGACAAACCAGATTCAACGCATGATCATCGCGCGTGAGCTTTTAGCAAAAGGGGCGGATGCATGA
- a CDS encoding 3-ketoacyl-ACP reductase, whose protein sequence is MRQVALVTGSSRGIGLAAAKALACEGFAIALNGPEDDDELAAAVAAIKEIGVPSVAVPFDVSDLTAHQAALTQAEEALGPLTTLINNAGVGVINRGDMLDVTEESYDRCMAVNTKAVFFLSQCFAKRLCARTRPAQLFHSIVNVSSANAIAVATPRSEYCVSKAAAAMVTKTLAVRLGPENIAVYDVQPGLIETEMTAPVIAQYETRAREGLTLFPRVGQPDEVGMIIASLASGKLPYTTGQVISADAGMLVPRF, encoded by the coding sequence ATGAGACAGGTTGCATTGGTCACCGGGTCATCCCGAGGGATTGGGCTGGCCGCCGCCAAGGCGCTGGCCTGCGAGGGGTTTGCAATCGCCCTGAACGGTCCGGAGGATGACGATGAACTGGCCGCAGCCGTCGCAGCGATCAAAGAGATAGGCGTGCCAAGTGTCGCCGTCCCGTTTGACGTCAGCGATCTGACCGCGCATCAAGCGGCCCTGACACAGGCCGAAGAGGCGCTTGGGCCGCTGACCACACTGATCAACAATGCGGGTGTCGGTGTGATCAATCGGGGTGACATGCTGGACGTCACAGAAGAAAGCTATGATCGCTGCATGGCCGTGAACACCAAAGCGGTGTTCTTTCTGTCCCAATGCTTTGCCAAGCGCCTGTGCGCCCGGACCCGGCCTGCGCAGCTGTTTCATTCCATCGTCAATGTCAGCTCTGCCAATGCCATTGCCGTGGCGACACCCCGGTCGGAATACTGTGTGTCCAAAGCCGCTGCCGCGATGGTGACGAAAACGTTGGCCGTGCGCCTCGGGCCTGAAAACATCGCCGTTTACGATGTGCAGCCCGGTTTGATCGAAACCGAGATGACAGCCCCCGTGATCGCGCAATATGAGACGCGCGCGCGCGAGGGTCTGACGCTCTTTCCCCGCGTGGGTCAACCCGATGAAGTGGGCATGATCATTGCGTCGCTCGCGTCCGGGAAACTTCCCTATACCACCGGTCAGGTGATTTCGGCTGATGCAGGCATGCTCGTTCCCCGTTTTTGA
- a CDS encoding (R)-hydratase: MNLSPGSYGYHDLASGDCLVTSARVITAELIDDFARVSGDTYEIHMSDAAAQAKGFERRVAHGLLVLAVIDGLKNNAPARFDALASLGWTWRFVAPVLAGDTISAKFVIREKRLTANGKRGITKITAQAMNQHGDIVQEGENGLIFDL, from the coding sequence ATGAACCTCTCGCCGGGCAGTTACGGGTATCACGATCTGGCAAGCGGTGATTGCCTCGTGACAAGCGCACGCGTGATTACGGCGGAGTTAATAGACGATTTTGCGCGTGTCAGCGGCGATACCTACGAAATCCATATGTCGGACGCGGCTGCGCAGGCCAAAGGGTTCGAACGGCGCGTCGCCCATGGATTGTTGGTTCTGGCCGTCATTGATGGATTGAAAAACAACGCGCCAGCCCGTTTTGACGCGCTGGCCTCACTGGGCTGGACATGGCGGTTCGTCGCGCCGGTTCTGGCCGGTGATACGATTTCTGCAAAGTTTGTAATCCGTGAAAAACGCCTGACCGCAAACGGTAAGCGCGGCATTACAAAGATCACGGCACAGGCCATGAACCAGCATGGTGACATTGTTCAGGAAGGCGAAAACGGTCTTATTTTCGACCTTTAG
- a CDS encoding enoyl-CoA hydratase/isomerase family protein translates to MIDLSVQDGIARLVLNRPDKLNALTAEMCDMLAARCREIERSTARIVILSGAGKAFCAGGDIEAWAGETPEAFGDHWVRDGHIAFDALARLTVPVIAQLDGHALGGGLELAACADLRIAEQHIKIGQPETGLGIIPGWSGTQRAVRRFGGQVVRRMALFGEVFDAEEARRLGLVDHVTATGAAHVLAEDLAARVLSRGPQATKLTKMLINAADREDPERIAEALAGRIAAGTDELREGLSAFREKRKPDFS, encoded by the coding sequence ATGATTGATCTAAGCGTTCAGGATGGCATCGCGCGATTGGTTTTGAACCGACCCGACAAACTGAACGCGCTTACCGCTGAAATGTGCGATATGCTGGCCGCCAGATGTCGGGAAATCGAACGCAGCACCGCCCGCATCGTGATCCTGTCGGGCGCGGGCAAAGCGTTTTGTGCAGGTGGCGACATCGAAGCCTGGGCCGGTGAAACGCCCGAAGCCTTCGGGGATCATTGGGTGCGGGATGGGCACATCGCGTTCGATGCGCTGGCCCGATTGACCGTGCCGGTAATCGCACAACTGGATGGTCACGCGCTCGGTGGCGGCCTAGAACTGGCTGCCTGCGCCGACCTGCGCATCGCGGAGCAGCACATCAAGATCGGTCAGCCGGAAACCGGGCTTGGTATCATTCCGGGTTGGTCTGGCACACAACGTGCGGTACGCCGGTTTGGTGGCCAAGTCGTCCGTCGCATGGCGCTCTTCGGTGAAGTCTTTGACGCTGAAGAAGCCCGCCGTCTGGGTCTCGTCGATCATGTGACTGCCACGGGTGCGGCGCATGTTCTGGCAGAAGACCTCGCCGCGCGTGTGCTGAGCCGTGGGCCGCAGGCGACGAAACTGACCAAGATGCTGATCAATGCCGCAGATCGCGAAGACCCCGAGCGGATCGCCGAGGCTTTGGCAGGGCGTATCGCAGCGGGCACGGATGAGTTGCGCGAGGGCCTGTCGGCTTTTCGCGAAAAACGAAAACCAGATTTCTCCTGA
- a CDS encoding aldo/keto reductase — MNIYFKNTNQRSFGTYPLKGAACRDAILTAAEVGYRAFDTAQMYRNEAETGAALKETGIPRDTLCVTTKVENDNFDEGKFLASVEASLKALQLDYVDVLLLHWPPADFQIKGSLTLLEQAYKRGMARNIGVSNYTVQMMRDATKIIETPLVTNQIEFHPLLNQDVMLAAASETGIPLSSYCSVARGEVFKHPIFAEIGAGYGKTAAQVVLRWILQKGVSINTMSTKPENIAANFDVMDFTLSSVDMTRIEHMTHMNYRIVSKDIVPWAPDFD, encoded by the coding sequence ATGAACATCTATTTCAAAAATACAAACCAACGGTCTTTTGGTACTTATCCTCTCAAAGGTGCTGCATGCAGAGACGCCATTCTCACTGCCGCCGAAGTTGGCTATCGCGCGTTTGATACCGCGCAGATGTACAGGAATGAAGCCGAGACCGGTGCCGCACTGAAAGAAACGGGCATTCCGCGTGATACGCTCTGCGTGACGACAAAGGTGGAGAATGATAACTTTGATGAGGGGAAATTCCTCGCCTCTGTGGAGGCAAGCCTGAAAGCTTTGCAGTTGGATTACGTGGACGTTTTGCTGCTGCATTGGCCGCCTGCGGATTTCCAGATCAAAGGCTCGCTGACCTTGCTGGAACAAGCATATAAACGGGGCATGGCCCGCAACATTGGCGTGTCGAATTACACAGTCCAGATGATGCGCGATGCGACCAAGATTATCGAAACGCCCCTTGTGACAAATCAGATCGAATTCCACCCGCTGCTGAACCAAGACGTCATGCTGGCCGCCGCATCCGAAACCGGTATCCCGCTGTCGTCCTACTGTTCAGTTGCACGTGGTGAGGTGTTCAAACATCCGATCTTTGCCGAGATTGGCGCAGGCTATGGCAAAACCGCGGCACAGGTCGTGCTGCGCTGGATCCTGCAAAAAGGCGTCAGCATCAACACGATGTCCACCAAACCCGAGAATATCGCGGCGAACTTCGATGTGATGGATTTCACGTTGTCCTCGGTCGATATGACGCGGATCGAGCATATGACGCATATGAATTACCGCATCGTGAGCAAGGATATCGTGCCATGGGCACCCGATTTTGACTGA